Proteins encoded within one genomic window of Micromonospora halotolerans:
- a CDS encoding multifunctional oxoglutarate decarboxylase/oxoglutarate dehydrogenase thiamine pyrophosphate-binding subunit/dihydrolipoyllysine-residue succinyltransferase subunit translates to MSTQQTSQENPLAGFGPNEWIVEEMYQRYLADPSSVDSAWHDFFADYRPAPGAATPRPEAQAAPAKPAVRPEPGEQQEAVATVTQQPATKPAPAPAKPAAKPAAKAPEPAPAKKAAPAKPAAKAPTASAAGTTPLRGVAAKIVQNMDASLAVPTATSVRAVPAKLLVDNRIVINNHLARGRGGKVSFTHLIGYALVRALVEHPEMNNSFAEVDGKPAMVRPEHVNLGIAIDLAKPDGSRNLVVPSIKGCEQMDFRQFWQAYEDVVRRARRNELTMEDYAGTTISLTNPGGIGTVHSIPRLMQGQSAIIGVGAMEYPAPYQGMSEATLADLAVSKIITLTSTYDHRIIQGAQSGEFLKVMHELLLGERGFYDQIFTSLRLPYEPVRWVQDVAVDSEGQINKTARVHELIHAYRVRGHLMADTDPLEFKIRKHPDLDVLQHGLTLWDLDRVFPVNGFAGRQRMKLRSILGVLRDSYCRRVGIEYMHIQDPEERRWIQERVERKYEKPSADEQKHVLNRLNAAEAFETFLQTKYVGQKRFSLEGGESLIPLLGEVLECSAEGGLDEVVIGMAHRGRLNVLANIVGKPYEKIFSEFEGHLDPRSTQGSGDVKYHLGQNGKFTTPDGGHSVKVSVVANPSHLEAVDPVLEGIVRAKQDRIDLKLEGYTVLPLAVHGDAAFAGQGVVAETLNLSQLRGYRTGGTVHVVVNNQVGFTTAPEYSRSSLYSTDVARMIQAPIFHVNGDDPEAVVRVARLAFEYRQAFNKDVVIDMVCYRRRGHNEGDDPSMSNPQMYKIIDSKRSVRKLYTEELIGRGDITVEDAEELLRDYQSQLERVFKATRDAATTPRQLSRPRREEEPEPQVDTATDAAVVKAIGEAHVNLPEGFTPHKRIQQLLERRRKMSVEGGIDWGFGEIIAFGALLHDGVTVRLAGQDSRRGTFVQRHASVVDAKTGDDYLPLKSLTGDGERSRFFVHDSLLSEYAAMGFEYGYSVENINALVAWEAQFGDFVNGAQSVIDEFISSGEVKWGQRSAVTLLLPHGHEGQGPDHTSGRPERFLQLCAEDNMRVAIPTTPASYFHLLRRQALSPKRKPLVVFTPKSLLRHKLCISQVEDFTTGTFQPVLADTAAPAPEQVKRVLLCSGKVYYDLFQARQERGVTDTVILRMEQLYPLPVEEVRAALSQYPNAEDFAWVQEEPANQGAWSFVALNLLEHLPEVRLRRISRPTAAAPAVGSAKMHEVEQNALIEAALPRS, encoded by the coding sequence GTGTCGACCCAGCAGACTTCGCAGGAGAACCCACTGGCGGGTTTCGGCCCGAACGAGTGGATCGTCGAGGAGATGTACCAGCGCTATCTCGCCGACCCCTCGAGCGTCGACTCGGCCTGGCACGACTTCTTCGCCGATTACCGGCCGGCGCCCGGTGCCGCCACCCCGCGCCCCGAGGCCCAGGCCGCCCCGGCCAAGCCGGCCGTCCGTCCCGAGCCGGGCGAGCAGCAGGAGGCCGTCGCCACGGTCACCCAGCAGCCCGCCACCAAGCCCGCGCCCGCCCCCGCGAAGCCGGCCGCCAAGCCGGCGGCGAAGGCCCCGGAGCCGGCTCCGGCGAAGAAGGCCGCCCCGGCCAAGCCGGCCGCGAAGGCGCCGACCGCGAGCGCCGCCGGCACCACCCCGCTGCGCGGGGTCGCCGCCAAGATCGTGCAGAACATGGACGCCTCGCTCGCCGTGCCGACCGCGACCAGCGTCCGCGCGGTGCCGGCGAAGCTGCTGGTGGACAACCGCATCGTGATCAACAACCACCTGGCCCGCGGGCGCGGTGGCAAGGTGAGCTTCACCCACCTGATCGGCTACGCGCTGGTCCGGGCGCTGGTCGAGCACCCGGAGATGAACAACTCCTTCGCCGAGGTCGACGGCAAGCCCGCGATGGTCCGCCCCGAGCACGTCAACCTGGGCATCGCCATCGACCTGGCCAAGCCGGACGGCTCCCGCAACCTGGTGGTGCCCTCCATCAAGGGCTGCGAGCAGATGGACTTCCGGCAGTTCTGGCAAGCGTACGAGGACGTGGTCCGGCGCGCCCGCCGCAACGAGCTGACCATGGAGGACTACGCCGGCACCACGATCTCGCTGACCAACCCGGGCGGCATCGGCACGGTCCACTCGATCCCGCGCCTCATGCAGGGCCAGAGCGCCATCATCGGCGTCGGCGCCATGGAATACCCGGCGCCCTACCAGGGCATGAGCGAGGCGACCCTGGCCGACCTCGCGGTCAGCAAGATCATCACGCTGACCAGCACGTACGACCACCGGATCATCCAGGGCGCGCAGTCCGGCGAGTTCCTCAAGGTGATGCACGAGCTGCTGCTCGGCGAGCGCGGCTTCTACGACCAGATCTTCACCTCGCTGCGCCTCCCCTACGAGCCGGTGCGCTGGGTGCAGGACGTGGCCGTCGACTCCGAGGGCCAGATCAACAAGACCGCGCGGGTGCACGAGCTGATCCACGCGTACCGGGTGCGCGGCCACCTCATGGCCGACACCGACCCGCTGGAGTTCAAGATCCGCAAGCACCCGGACCTGGACGTCCTCCAGCACGGGCTGACCCTGTGGGACCTGGACCGGGTCTTCCCGGTCAACGGCTTCGCCGGCCGGCAGCGGATGAAGCTGCGCTCGATCCTCGGCGTGCTGCGCGACTCCTACTGCCGCCGCGTCGGCATCGAGTACATGCACATCCAGGACCCGGAGGAGCGGCGCTGGATCCAGGAGCGGGTCGAGCGCAAGTACGAGAAGCCCAGCGCGGACGAGCAGAAGCACGTGCTCAACCGGCTCAACGCCGCCGAGGCGTTCGAGACCTTCCTCCAGACCAAGTACGTCGGCCAGAAGCGCTTCTCGCTGGAGGGCGGCGAGTCGCTGATCCCGCTGCTCGGCGAGGTGCTGGAGTGCTCCGCCGAGGGCGGCCTGGACGAGGTCGTCATCGGCATGGCCCACCGCGGCCGGCTCAACGTGCTGGCCAACATCGTCGGCAAGCCGTACGAGAAGATCTTCTCCGAGTTCGAGGGGCACCTCGACCCGCGCTCCACCCAGGGCTCGGGCGACGTGAAGTACCACCTCGGCCAGAACGGCAAGTTCACCACCCCGGACGGCGGGCACTCGGTCAAGGTCTCCGTGGTGGCCAACCCGTCGCACCTGGAGGCCGTGGACCCGGTGCTGGAGGGCATCGTCCGGGCCAAGCAGGACCGGATCGACCTCAAGCTGGAGGGCTACACCGTGCTGCCGCTGGCGGTGCACGGTGACGCCGCCTTCGCCGGCCAGGGCGTGGTCGCAGAGACCCTCAACCTGTCGCAGCTGCGCGGCTACCGCACCGGCGGCACCGTGCACGTGGTGGTCAACAACCAGGTCGGCTTCACCACCGCCCCGGAATACAGCCGGTCCAGCCTCTACAGCACCGATGTCGCCCGGATGATCCAGGCGCCGATCTTCCACGTCAACGGCGACGACCCCGAGGCCGTCGTCCGGGTGGCCCGGCTCGCCTTCGAGTACCGGCAGGCGTTCAACAAGGACGTCGTCATCGACATGGTCTGCTACCGCCGGCGCGGGCACAACGAGGGCGACGACCCGTCGATGTCCAACCCCCAGATGTACAAGATCATCGACTCGAAGCGCTCGGTCCGGAAGCTCTACACCGAGGAGCTCATCGGGCGGGGCGACATCACCGTGGAGGACGCGGAGGAGCTGCTGCGCGACTACCAGTCGCAGCTGGAGCGGGTCTTCAAGGCCACCCGGGACGCCGCCACCACGCCGCGCCAGCTCAGCCGGCCGCGCCGCGAGGAGGAGCCGGAGCCGCAGGTCGACACCGCCACCGACGCCGCCGTGGTCAAGGCGATCGGCGAGGCGCACGTCAACCTGCCGGAGGGCTTCACCCCGCACAAGCGGATCCAGCAGCTGCTGGAGCGGCGGCGCAAGATGTCCGTCGAGGGCGGCATCGACTGGGGCTTCGGCGAGATCATCGCGTTCGGCGCGCTGCTGCACGACGGGGTCACCGTCCGGCTCGCCGGGCAGGACTCCCGCCGGGGCACCTTCGTCCAGCGGCACGCGTCGGTGGTCGACGCGAAGACCGGCGACGACTACCTGCCGCTGAAGTCGCTCACCGGCGACGGCGAGCGGTCCCGCTTCTTCGTGCACGACTCGCTGCTCTCCGAGTACGCCGCCATGGGCTTCGAGTACGGCTACTCGGTGGAGAACATCAACGCGCTGGTCGCCTGGGAGGCCCAGTTCGGTGACTTCGTCAACGGCGCCCAGTCGGTGATCGACGAGTTCATCTCGTCGGGCGAGGTGAAGTGGGGCCAGCGCTCCGCGGTCACCCTGCTGCTGCCGCACGGCCACGAGGGCCAGGGCCCGGACCACACCTCCGGTCGCCCGGAGCGGTTCCTCCAGCTCTGCGCCGAGGACAACATGCGGGTGGCCATCCCGACCACCCCGGCGAGCTACTTCCACCTGCTGCGCCGCCAGGCCCTGTCGCCGAAGCGCAAGCCGCTGGTGGTGTTCACCCCGAAGTCGCTGCTGCGGCACAAGCTCTGCATCTCGCAGGTGGAGGACTTCACCACCGGCACCTTCCAGCCGGTGCTGGCCGACACGGCCGCCCCGGCGCCGGAGCAGGTGAAGCGGGTGCTGCTCTGCTCGGGCAAGGTCTACTACGACCTGTTCCAGGCCCGGCAGGAGCGGGGCGTGACCGACACGGTGATCCTGCGGATGGAGCAGCTCTACCCGCTCCCCGTCGAGGAGGTCCGGGCCGCCCTGTCGCAGTACCCGAACGCCGAGGACTTCGCCTGGGTCCAGGAGGAGCCGGCCAACCAGGGCGCCTGGTCGTTCGTGGCGCTCAACCTGCTGGAGCACCTGCCCGAGGTCCGGCTGCGCCGCATCTCGCGCCCGACCGCCGCCGCGCCGGCGGTCGGCTCGGCGAAGATGCACGAGGTCGAGCAGAACGCGCTGATCGAGGCGGCTCTCCCCCGCTCGTGA
- a CDS encoding ABC transporter permease, which yields MNLVRSELLKIRSTNTWWIFALITVPLWALAMAFNWLQTEALTSGNMGDVPADQADQVQAVSSVDSLAANLYTNGQFFGLLIVMLLGIVVVTSEFFHQTVTTTFLTAPHRTAVMLAKLVAAGVLALLFWLGTTLLNLIFAPLILNATDVGAQFGSGAVWRAVALNGLAYLLWSVLGVGLGVLIRSQIGATVTGILLYLGGAIGAAIAIGLLAAKFGDWINQLQLLVPSLASSLMVSGVEIPGNPPRWAGAAVLVGYAVVAGVIGVLTIRRRDIS from the coding sequence ATGAATCTGGTCCGATCCGAGCTCCTGAAGATCCGCTCCACCAACACCTGGTGGATCTTCGCGCTGATCACGGTGCCGCTGTGGGCCCTCGCCATGGCCTTCAACTGGTTGCAGACCGAGGCCCTGACCAGCGGCAACATGGGTGATGTACCGGCCGACCAGGCCGACCAGGTGCAGGCCGTCTCCAGCGTCGACAGCCTGGCCGCCAACCTCTACACCAACGGCCAGTTCTTCGGCCTGCTCATCGTGATGCTGCTCGGCATCGTGGTGGTGACCAGCGAGTTCTTCCACCAGACGGTGACCACCACGTTCCTCACCGCGCCCCACCGCACCGCGGTGATGCTGGCCAAGCTGGTCGCCGCCGGCGTGCTGGCACTGCTCTTCTGGCTGGGCACCACGCTGCTGAACCTGATCTTCGCGCCGCTGATCCTGAACGCCACGGACGTCGGCGCCCAATTCGGCAGCGGCGCGGTCTGGCGGGCGGTGGCCCTCAACGGGCTGGCCTACCTGCTCTGGTCGGTGCTCGGCGTCGGGCTCGGTGTGCTCATCCGCAGCCAGATCGGCGCCACGGTGACCGGCATCCTGCTCTACCTGGGCGGTGCCATCGGCGCGGCCATCGCGATCGGGCTGCTGGCCGCGAAGTTCGGTGACTGGATCAACCAGCTCCAGCTGCTCGTCCCCTCGCTGGCCTCGTCGCTGATGGTGAGCGGCGTCGAGATCCCGGGCAACCCGCCGCGCTGGGCGGGGGCGGCCGTGCTCGTCGGCTACGCCGTGGTGGCCGGGGTGATCGGCGTGCTGACCATCCGGCGCCGCGACATCTCCTGA
- a CDS encoding ABC transporter ATP-binding protein — protein sequence MSDGQPSPSAGTGQIVVSGLTKVYKNVRAVDNLSFTVQPGRVTGFLGPNGAGKTTTLRMLLNLVTPTAGEATIGGHRYADLPDPLRTVGAVLEASSAHKGRTGINHLRVICAAAGLPRGRADEALALVGLTPAAKRKFKGYSLGMKQRLGIAAAMLGDPRVLILDEPANGLDPEGIRWMRGFLKGLATEGRTVLVSSHLLSEMQLLADDVVIIAAGKLVRQGTVDQVIGSMTHGARIRVRTPQADELTAALREQAATVDADGHGALLVTGVDAPTVGRVALAAKVELHELTTERPDLEGVFLELTAGKADIR from the coding sequence ATGTCCGACGGGCAGCCAAGCCCCAGTGCCGGTACCGGCCAGATCGTGGTGTCGGGACTGACGAAGGTATACAAGAACGTCCGGGCGGTGGACAACCTGTCCTTCACCGTCCAGCCGGGCCGGGTCACCGGCTTCCTCGGCCCGAACGGCGCCGGCAAGACGACCACCCTGCGCATGCTGCTCAACCTGGTCACGCCGACCGCGGGTGAGGCCACGATCGGCGGCCACCGGTACGCCGACCTGCCCGACCCGCTGCGTACGGTGGGCGCGGTCCTGGAGGCGTCGAGCGCGCACAAGGGCCGCACCGGGATCAACCACCTGCGGGTGATCTGCGCGGCGGCGGGCCTGCCCCGCGGTCGGGCCGACGAGGCGCTCGCCCTGGTCGGGCTGACCCCGGCCGCGAAGCGCAAGTTCAAGGGCTACTCGCTGGGCATGAAGCAGCGGCTCGGGATCGCCGCGGCCATGCTCGGCGACCCGCGGGTGCTGATCCTCGACGAGCCGGCCAACGGCCTGGACCCGGAGGGGATCCGCTGGATGCGCGGCTTCCTCAAGGGGCTGGCCACCGAGGGGCGTACGGTGCTGGTCTCCAGCCACCTGCTCTCCGAGATGCAGTTGCTCGCCGACGACGTGGTGATCATCGCGGCCGGCAAGCTGGTCCGGCAGGGGACGGTCGACCAGGTGATCGGCTCGATGACGCACGGCGCCCGGATCCGGGTGCGCACCCCGCAGGCCGACGAGCTTACCGCGGCGCTGCGCGAGCAGGCGGCCACGGTGGACGCCGACGGGCACGGCGCGCTGCTGGTGACCGGGGTGGACGCGCCGACGGTCGGCCGGGTGGCCCTGGCCGCCAAGGTGGAGCTGCACGAGCTGACCACCGAACGTCCCGACCTCGAAGGGGTCTTCCTGGAGCTGACGGCCGGAAAGGCGGATATCCGATGA
- a CDS encoding GNAT family N-acetyltransferase, whose translation MAVLHAAGAPLTTSGYTLLIADDPTLVAAAQRLRHEVFASELGATLHPGAAGLDTDEFDAYCDHLVVLREGTDEVVGTYRLLPPGRTDRRYADGEFDLTPLAPLRDGLVEAGRSCVHPDHRSGAVINLMWAGITRYLHLRGSRWLGGCASVPVADGGIAAAEVWSQVAARHLAPPPLRVTPRRPWFAEPAAAGRAELELSPAERRALVPPLLRGYLRLGAWVCGEPAYDADFGCADFYVLFSLDRMNPRYLRHFLGGAAS comes from the coding sequence ATGGCCGTTCTGCACGCCGCTGGCGCACCCCTCACGACCAGCGGATACACCCTGCTGATCGCCGACGACCCGACCCTGGTCGCGGCCGCGCAACGCCTGCGTCACGAGGTGTTCGCCAGTGAGCTCGGCGCCACCCTGCACCCGGGGGCCGCCGGGCTCGACACCGACGAGTTCGACGCGTACTGCGACCACCTGGTCGTGCTGCGCGAGGGCACCGACGAGGTGGTCGGCACCTACCGGCTGCTGCCGCCCGGGCGCACCGACCGCCGGTACGCCGACGGCGAGTTCGACCTGACCCCGCTGGCCCCGCTCCGCGACGGCCTGGTCGAGGCGGGCCGGTCCTGCGTGCACCCGGACCACCGCTCCGGCGCCGTGATCAACCTGATGTGGGCGGGGATCACCCGCTACCTGCACCTGCGCGGCTCCCGGTGGCTGGGCGGCTGCGCCTCGGTGCCGGTGGCCGACGGCGGGATCGCCGCGGCCGAGGTGTGGTCCCAGGTCGCCGCGCGGCACCTGGCCCCGCCGCCGCTGCGCGTGACGCCCCGCCGTCCCTGGTTCGCCGAGCCGGCCGCCGCCGGACGCGCCGAGCTGGAGTTGTCGCCCGCCGAGCGGCGCGCGCTCGTCCCGCCGCTGCTCCGCGGCTACCTGCGGCTCGGCGCCTGGGTCTGCGGGGAGCCGGCGTACGACGCGGACTTCGGCTGCGCGGACTTCTACGTGCTGTTCTCCCTGGACCGGATGAACCCGCGCTACCTGAGGCACTTCCTGGGCGGGGCGGCGTCGTGA
- a CDS encoding lysophospholipid acyltransferase family protein produces the protein MTGDGLWRPASGCGPGCLPAAQAPDVSLPRRVGRLLAVLGMLSAGVGLAALLPLLPARDRRAALRGWARGTLRALGVRLAVRGRLPRLPALLVANHVSWLDILAVLAVAPARMLAKREVRDWLVLGPLAAAARTVFVDRSRPRDLPATVGRVAGALRAGHSVAVFPEGTTWCGVAAGCRPGRGFRPAVFQAAVDAGAPVVPLRLAYRYAGDASALPAFLGEETLWASIRRVLGARDLSVAVTVAAALHPAAGADRRMLARAAESAIHPRPVRTPVRRAATGVRIVRPVAPVRVAAETELDLAA, from the coding sequence GTGACCGGCGACGGGCTCTGGCGCCCCGCCTCGGGCTGCGGGCCGGGCTGCCTGCCGGCGGCCCAGGCGCCGGACGTGTCGCTGCCGCGTCGGGTGGGGCGGCTGCTCGCCGTACTCGGGATGCTGTCGGCCGGGGTCGGCCTGGCCGCGCTGCTCCCGCTGCTGCCGGCCCGCGACCGGCGGGCCGCGCTGCGCGGCTGGGCCCGGGGCACGCTGCGCGCCCTCGGCGTGCGGCTGGCGGTACGCGGCCGGCTGCCGCGCCTTCCGGCGCTGCTGGTCGCCAACCACGTCTCCTGGCTCGACATCCTCGCGGTGCTCGCGGTCGCCCCGGCCCGGATGCTGGCGAAGCGGGAGGTCCGTGACTGGCTGGTGCTGGGCCCGCTGGCCGCCGCGGCCCGCACGGTCTTCGTCGACCGGTCCCGGCCGCGTGACCTGCCGGCCACCGTCGGCCGGGTGGCTGGCGCGCTGCGTGCCGGCCACTCCGTGGCGGTGTTCCCGGAGGGCACGACCTGGTGCGGGGTGGCGGCCGGCTGCCGGCCGGGCCGGGGCTTCCGCCCGGCGGTGTTCCAGGCCGCGGTGGACGCGGGCGCGCCGGTGGTCCCGCTCCGGCTCGCCTACCGGTACGCGGGCGACGCGAGCGCCCTGCCCGCCTTCCTCGGCGAGGAGACGCTCTGGGCGTCGATCCGCCGGGTGCTCGGCGCGCGGGACCTGAGCGTCGCCGTGACCGTGGCCGCCGCGCTGCACCCGGCCGCCGGGGCGGACCGGCGGATGCTGGCCCGGGCGGCCGAGTCGGCCATCCACCCGAGGCCGGTCCGGACGCCCGTCCGGCGGGCGGCGACCGGCGTACGGATCGTCCGGCCGGTGGCGCCGGTCCGGGTCGCGGCGGAGACGGAGCTGGACCTGGCCGCCTGA
- a CDS encoding DUF4097 family beta strand repeat-containing protein, with amino-acid sequence MTTWMVDSPQRLTLDEPVTRLDVRLVSGRLNVVGTDGPARVDVTRISRRPVRVELRDGRLTVGHERMPRWPGMLWWLGQLGRRFRAEVSIAVPAHVLADLQLVDGSLVASGLRRDTRVDVTSGQVTLMGLRGHTSAKVISGPVEALGVGGDLNLETVSGELILADSAPERVRAHAVSGSITCDLDNPRGSDIRLSAISGSITVRVREDSDLTVHLHTTSGRITSGFPQICGGQHGFGAVKDSHGVLGGGAGKLWASATSGSIALLARPVEDADDLEELP; translated from the coding sequence ATGACCACCTGGATGGTCGACAGCCCGCAACGGCTCACCCTGGACGAGCCGGTCACCCGGCTGGACGTCCGACTCGTCAGCGGCCGGCTCAACGTGGTCGGCACCGACGGACCGGCCCGGGTCGACGTCACCCGGATCAGCCGCCGGCCGGTCCGCGTCGAGCTGCGCGACGGCCGGCTCACCGTCGGCCACGAGCGGATGCCCCGCTGGCCGGGGATGCTCTGGTGGCTCGGCCAGCTCGGCCGCCGGTTCCGCGCCGAGGTCTCCATCGCCGTCCCCGCGCACGTGCTGGCCGACCTGCAACTGGTGGACGGCTCGCTGGTCGCCTCCGGCCTGCGCCGCGACACCCGGGTCGACGTCACCTCCGGCCAGGTCACCCTCATGGGGCTGCGCGGCCACACCTCCGCGAAGGTCATCTCCGGTCCCGTCGAGGCGCTCGGCGTCGGCGGCGACCTCAACCTGGAGACGGTCTCCGGCGAGCTGATCCTCGCCGACAGCGCACCCGAGCGCGTCCGCGCCCACGCCGTCTCGGGCTCGATCACCTGCGACCTGGACAACCCGCGGGGCAGCGACATCCGGCTCAGCGCCATCTCCGGCAGCATCACGGTCCGGGTCCGCGAGGACAGCGACCTCACCGTCCACCTGCACACCACCTCCGGCCGGATCACCAGCGGCTTCCCGCAGATCTGCGGCGGCCAGCACGGGTTCGGCGCGGTGAAGGACAGCCACGGGGTGCTCGGAGGCGGCGCCGGTAAGCTCTGGGCGTCCGCGACGTCCGGCAGCATCGCGCTGCTCGCCCGCCCCGTCGAGGACGCCGACGACCTGGAGGAGCTGCCGTGA
- a CDS encoding PadR family transcriptional regulator: MTAVFSHGRLRLYLLKLLDDGPKHGYELIRLLEDRFLGLYAPSAGTIYPRLQRLEVERLVSHTAAGGRKVYEITEAGRAELRQRADELATLESDITASVEDLSALAGDIRTEVRGSVRDLKRELREAARQTRQARWAPPPPTTRPPANGGPGRTTESPLLAEFDQRLAAFTVEVGALVRAGRLTDTQLRTAIRLLDGALDGLRRLLRQT; encoded by the coding sequence GTGACCGCCGTGTTCAGTCACGGGCGGCTCCGGCTCTACCTGCTCAAGCTGCTCGACGACGGCCCGAAGCACGGGTACGAGCTGATCCGCCTGCTGGAGGACCGCTTCCTCGGCCTGTACGCGCCCAGCGCCGGCACCATCTACCCCCGGCTGCAACGGCTGGAGGTGGAACGGTTGGTCAGCCACACCGCCGCCGGTGGCCGCAAGGTCTACGAGATCACCGAAGCGGGCCGGGCCGAGCTGCGGCAGCGCGCCGACGAGCTGGCCACCCTGGAGTCCGACATCACCGCCTCGGTGGAGGACCTCTCCGCGCTGGCCGGCGACATCCGCACCGAGGTACGCGGCTCGGTGCGCGACCTCAAGCGGGAGCTGCGCGAGGCGGCCCGGCAGACCCGGCAGGCCCGCTGGGCGCCCCCGCCGCCGACCACCCGACCACCCGCCAACGGCGGCCCGGGCCGGACCACCGAGTCGCCCCTGCTGGCCGAGTTCGACCAGCGACTGGCCGCGTTCACCGTCGAGGTCGGCGCACTGGTGCGGGCCGGCCGGCTCACCGACACCCAGCTCCGCACGGCCATCCGCCTGCTCGACGGGGCCCTGGACGGGCTCCGCCGGCTGCTCCGCCAGACGTGA
- a CDS encoding response regulator transcription factor, translated as MVATQTEARLLVVEDDPNILELLSASLRFAGFDVATATSGSAAIHAAKDHRPDLVVLDVMLPDLDGFEVIRMLREGGTRTPVVFLTARDATDDKIRGLTLGGDDYVTKPFSLEELTARIRAVLRRTATGEHAPSRLTFADLELDEETHEVHRAGQRVQLSPTEFKLLRYLMLNANRVLSKAQILDHVWNYDFRGDDNIVESYISYLRRKVDNTQPRLIHTLRGVGYVLRKPAA; from the coding sequence ATGGTGGCTACCCAGACCGAGGCGCGACTGCTCGTCGTGGAGGACGATCCCAACATCCTCGAACTGCTCTCCGCGAGCCTGCGCTTCGCCGGTTTCGACGTCGCCACCGCGACCAGCGGCAGTGCGGCGATCCACGCCGCGAAGGACCACCGGCCCGACCTCGTCGTGCTCGACGTGATGCTGCCCGACCTGGACGGCTTCGAGGTCATCCGGATGCTCCGTGAGGGTGGCACGCGCACCCCGGTGGTCTTCCTCACGGCCCGGGACGCCACCGACGACAAGATCCGCGGGCTGACCCTGGGCGGCGACGACTACGTCACCAAGCCGTTCAGCCTGGAGGAGTTGACCGCCCGGATCCGGGCGGTGCTGCGGCGCACCGCCACCGGCGAGCACGCGCCCTCCCGGCTCACCTTCGCCGACCTGGAGCTGGACGAGGAGACCCACGAGGTGCACCGGGCCGGGCAGCGGGTGCAGCTCTCGCCCACCGAGTTCAAGCTGCTGCGCTACCTGATGCTCAACGCCAACCGGGTGCTCTCCAAGGCGCAGATCCTCGACCACGTCTGGAACTACGACTTCCGCGGCGACGACAACATCGTCGAGTCCTACATCTCCTACCTGCGGCGCAAGGTCGACAACACCCAGCCCCGGCTGATCCACACGCTGCGCGGGGTCGGGTACGTGCTGCGCAAGCCGGCGGCGTGA